From one Balaenoptera acutorostrata chromosome 6, mBalAcu1.1, whole genome shotgun sequence genomic stretch:
- the RAB14 gene encoding ras-related protein Rab-14, with amino-acid sequence MATAPYNYSYIFKYIIIGDMGVGKSCLLHQFTEKKFMADCPHTIGVEFGTRIIEVSGQKIKLQIWDTAGQERFRAVTRSYYRGAAGALMVYDITRRSTYNHLSSWLTDARNLTNPNTVIILIGNKADLEAQRDVTYEEAKQFAEENGLLFLEASAKTGENVEDAFLEAAKKIYQNIQDGSLDLNAAESGVQHKPSAPQGGRLTSEPQPQREGCGC; translated from the exons ATGGCAACTGCACCATACAACTACTCTTacatctttaaatatattattattg gggaCATGGGAGTAGGAAAATCTTGCTTGCTTCATcagtttacagaaaaaaagt TTATGGCTGACTGTCCTCATACAATTGGCGTTGAATTTGGTACAAGAATAATTGAAGTTAGTGGCCAAAAAATCAAACTGCAGATTTGGGATACAGCAGGACAGGAGAGGTTTAGGGCTGTCACACGAAGCTACTACAGAGGAGCTGCGGGAGCACTCATGGTGTATGATATCACTAG AAGAAGTACATATAATCACTTAAGCAGCTGGTTGACAGATGCAAGGAATCTCACCAATCCAAATACT GTAATAATTCTCATAGGAAATAAAGCAGAtttggaggcacagagagatgttACATATGAAGAAGCCAAACAGTTTGCTGAAGAAAATG gctTATTGTTCCTTGAAGCAAGTGCAAAAAC GGGAGAGAACGTAGAAGATGCTTTCCTTGAGGCTGCCAAGAAAATCTATCAGAACATTCAGGATGGAAGCTTGGATCTGAATGCTGCTGAGTCTGGTGTACAACACAAACCTTCAGCCCCACAGGGAGGCCGGCTAACCAGTGAACCCCAACCCCAGAGAGAAGGCTGTGGCTGCTAG